The Parvibaculaceae bacterium PLY_AMNH_Bact1 genome window below encodes:
- a CDS encoding rhomboid family intramembrane serine protease (Derived by automated computational analysis using gene prediction method: Protein Homology.), translating to MADLNQSTEPPAFNAPSVVLGLVGALFGVHLLATFMDPAEANRLIAYFALSPARYAPPVSGEYLSLPGGLLVDLAGFVTHIFLHADWGHLIFNSIWLLAFGTPVARRFGATRFLLFFLICGIIGGLTHVVIHAGELVFVVGASGAVSGLMGGAARFVFLAGGPLGLIAARDPSLPGAPRAQATIVQALSDRRTLLFVGVWLGLNLLFGLSGLSLSGETVSIAWEAHLGGFAAGLLLFGFFDPMKQSPSGGPGNVGYGEWRGD from the coding sequence GTGGCTGATCTTAATCAGAGTACAGAACCGCCTGCTTTCAATGCTCCTTCAGTTGTTCTGGGGCTCGTCGGGGCCTTGTTTGGCGTCCATCTTCTGGCAACTTTCATGGACCCGGCAGAGGCCAATCGCCTGATTGCCTATTTTGCGCTAAGCCCCGCGCGCTATGCGCCGCCAGTCTCTGGAGAGTATTTGTCATTGCCAGGTGGATTGCTGGTCGATCTGGCGGGGTTTGTGACCCATATCTTTCTGCATGCGGATTGGGGCCACCTGATCTTCAACTCGATCTGGCTTCTTGCCTTTGGGACGCCCGTCGCCCGCCGGTTTGGCGCGACACGGTTTCTTCTCTTCTTTCTTATCTGCGGGATTATTGGCGGGCTTACCCACGTGGTTATTCATGCGGGTGAACTGGTCTTTGTCGTTGGCGCCTCTGGCGCGGTAAGTGGCCTGATGGGCGGCGCTGCACGATTTGTCTTCCTTGCTGGTGGGCCTCTTGGGCTCATTGCGGCACGCGATCCCTCGCTGCCGGGCGCGCCGCGGGCGCAGGCGACCATCGTTCAAGCGCTCAGTGACCGTCGGACCCTTCTGTTTGTAGGGGTTTGGCTCGGTCTTAATCTGCTCTTTGGACTTTCGGGCCTCTCCTTGTCGGGGGAAACGGTTTCTATTGCCTGGGAGGCTCATTTAGGGGGCTTTGCAGCCGGACTGCTGCTTTTCGGCTTTTTTGACCCCATGAAACAGTCGCCGTCGGGCGGCCCTGGTAATGTCGGGTACGGAGAATGGCGCGGAGACTAA
- a CDS encoding hypothetical protein (Derived by automated computational analysis using gene prediction method: GeneMarkS-2+.), whose amino-acid sequence MTTRFPQLSLAIALGAALALPLLAEDVFVANEGTASVTSAFGTENNDQKNSGTPAALILLNNENK is encoded by the coding sequence ATGACAACCCGTTTTCCACAGCTCAGCCTCGCGATCGCCCTCGGCGCCGCATTGGCACTTCCGCTTCTGGCAGAAGATGTATTTGTGGCGAATGAAGGTACGGCTTCTGTTACCAGCGCATTTGGCACCGAAAACAACGACCAGAAAAATTCTGGCACGCCGGCTGCACTGATCCTGCTCAACAACGAAAACAAGTAA
- a CDS encoding patatin-like phospholipase family protein (Derived by automated computational analysis using gene prediction method: Protein Homology. GO_process: GO:0006629 - lipid metabolic process [Evidence IEA]), with amino-acid sequence MAKMKIGIAFGSGVARGWAHIGVIKGLMKAGYNPDIISGTSIGALVGGSFAAGKLGELEEFALSFHGRKLINFMDLRLGGAGLIGGKRFTKLMNDHLGETKIEDLNHTFVAVATELATGHEAWLRKGSLVDAISASYALPGLFEPVRHDGRWLIDGALTNPIPVSVCRALGARLVIAVNLNTDAVGKSNHHDGHMIETFHSDDHDAAWRKKLLDTGRTERTIARQFFGKKKESPGIVNVMMGSLNIMQDRLSRSRLATDPADVLIAPHVGHISLIDFDKAPELIAQGEAAAAHALPFIEDALVRLNGHDVADETQPLAI; translated from the coding sequence ATGGCTAAGATGAAGATAGGTATAGCGTTTGGTTCGGGCGTCGCCCGCGGATGGGCCCATATTGGGGTCATCAAAGGCCTCATGAAGGCCGGTTACAATCCCGACATTATTTCAGGCACCTCCATCGGCGCTCTTGTCGGCGGCAGTTTTGCCGCAGGAAAGCTTGGCGAACTGGAAGAGTTCGCCCTTTCTTTTCATGGTCGCAAACTCATCAACTTCATGGACTTAAGACTTGGCGGTGCAGGCCTTATCGGTGGCAAGCGCTTTACAAAACTAATGAACGATCATCTGGGCGAAACCAAGATCGAAGACTTGAACCACACCTTCGTCGCCGTCGCAACTGAACTGGCGACAGGACACGAAGCCTGGCTTCGCAAAGGTTCCCTCGTCGACGCCATCAGTGCGTCCTACGCCCTACCGGGGCTCTTTGAGCCTGTCCGCCATGACGGACGCTGGTTGATCGACGGTGCTCTCACCAATCCCATTCCGGTGTCTGTCTGTCGGGCACTGGGCGCTCGCCTGGTGATCGCTGTAAATCTCAACACAGATGCTGTGGGAAAGAGCAATCATCACGACGGCCACATGATCGAAACTTTCCATTCGGACGATCATGATGCTGCCTGGCGGAAGAAGTTACTCGACACAGGACGGACAGAGCGAACCATCGCGCGTCAATTTTTTGGAAAGAAGAAAGAGTCCCCCGGCATCGTCAATGTGATGATGGGCTCCCTCAACATCATGCAGGATCGGCTTTCACGCTCACGTCTTGCGACAGACCCAGCTGACGTTCTCATCGCCCCTCATGTCGGGCACATCAGTCTCATCGATTTCGACAAAGCGCCGGAGCTCATCGCTCAGGGCGAAGCCGCAGCAGCCCACGCGCTCCCCTTCATTGAGGACGCACTGGTCCGCCTAAACGGTCATGACGTGGCAGACGAAACTCAACCGCTAGCGATATAG
- a CDS encoding TetR/AcrR family transcriptional regulator (Derived by automated computational analysis using gene prediction method: Protein Homology.), which yields MQRSELLDAASEMLAKGGPETLSVRKLATAVGTSTMTIYTAFDGKDGVIAALYEEAFARMAEFQEAVPRPDNPLEWLAGLGAAYRRFALQHPSYYALIMSETLPLSEFEKPGAEPLARGIARQRAYRSLFEATEACQIGGFMSADLTTEEITAVLWATVHGHVSLELAGFHESRDVADQRFLLLTRSVLSGLLTPKGQKAWKALVPPQTNA from the coding sequence GTGCAGCGGTCAGAGCTGCTGGACGCCGCCAGTGAGATGCTGGCAAAGGGCGGGCCGGAAACCCTATCTGTTCGAAAACTGGCGACGGCTGTCGGAACGTCGACAATGACGATCTACACCGCGTTTGACGGCAAGGACGGTGTCATTGCTGCGCTGTATGAAGAAGCCTTCGCGCGCATGGCAGAGTTTCAGGAAGCCGTCCCTCGCCCCGATAATCCTCTGGAATGGCTCGCAGGTCTGGGAGCTGCTTACCGGCGCTTCGCTCTGCAGCACCCATCCTACTACGCTCTCATCATGTCAGAGACCCTGCCCCTCTCTGAATTTGAGAAACCTGGCGCAGAACCTCTCGCCCGGGGTATTGCGCGACAGCGCGCCTACCGATCTCTATTTGAGGCAACAGAGGCCTGCCAGATCGGCGGTTTTATGTCAGCCGATCTGACCACAGAGGAAATCACCGCAGTCCTGTGGGCCACAGTGCATGGACATGTGAGCCTGGAACTCGCTGGCTTCCATGAAAGCCGCGACGTGGCAGACCAGCGCTTTCTTTTACTCACCCGCTCCGTCCTCTCTGGCTTACTCACGCCAAAGGGACAGAAAGCCTGGAAAGCTTTGGTGCCGCCTCAAACGAACGCCTGA
- a CDS encoding DUF2157 domain-containing protein (Derived by automated computational analysis using gene prediction method: Protein Homology.): MWPTSYAKRVASDLESWIEKGWVSADNAPNIIASLNKEDAPSKLPVVITILGAVLIGFSAMAFVAANWAEMSKGLRLGILGLAMWSAYGAAAFLHLRNQVAFTEAAFVVGVALFGANIMLIGQMYHLQQDFPAGLLAWSLGGLVTAWAVQSRAALAATQLLLMGWTIAVISEGDIHLMYLLPWAAAALLAFRLDWGPAKHLALIGLIVWLLGNSPNLAENLDWGPIELLTVLSSLFGVIWLVGTVGEESQQPFARALQGYAAITLLVMFWLGHIVDDGFEDGAGYLIPVLSVVILLGAAVFAFARSAILAPQDIIAFAAFPIGILLSGALTSSDGDVPLILTAPLLLALCVWLVTLGTRLHNRFLINLGFAAFGGEALYLYLETFGTLLDTAAFFAIGGILLIAGGFVWERLRRRATAPQAEATS; encoded by the coding sequence ATGTGGCCCACATCATACGCAAAACGAGTCGCAAGCGATCTTGAATCTTGGATCGAAAAGGGATGGGTGTCTGCTGACAATGCGCCGAACATTATCGCCTCTCTCAACAAGGAAGATGCCCCAAGCAAACTACCTGTCGTGATCACCATTTTGGGCGCTGTACTAATTGGCTTTTCGGCAATGGCTTTTGTTGCAGCCAATTGGGCCGAAATGTCGAAGGGCCTTCGTCTCGGTATTCTTGGCCTAGCCATGTGGTCGGCCTACGGCGCGGCCGCCTTTCTTCACTTGCGAAACCAAGTCGCCTTTACAGAAGCGGCCTTTGTGGTGGGTGTGGCCCTCTTTGGTGCCAACATCATGTTGATCGGCCAGATGTATCACCTGCAGCAGGATTTTCCCGCTGGCCTGCTCGCCTGGTCGCTGGGGGGACTGGTGACTGCCTGGGCGGTTCAGTCGCGTGCCGCGCTCGCGGCAACTCAACTATTGCTTATGGGATGGACAATAGCCGTCATCTCCGAAGGAGACATCCATCTGATGTACCTGTTGCCTTGGGCGGCTGCCGCTCTGTTGGCATTCCGCCTTGATTGGGGGCCGGCGAAACACTTAGCCCTTATCGGTCTCATCGTTTGGCTTCTCGGCAATTCACCCAACCTTGCCGAAAATCTCGACTGGGGACCCATCGAGTTGCTGACAGTCCTATCGTCACTGTTCGGAGTTATCTGGCTCGTAGGGACCGTCGGCGAAGAAAGCCAGCAGCCCTTCGCGCGCGCGCTACAAGGATACGCAGCAATCACCCTTCTGGTGATGTTCTGGCTGGGCCATATCGTCGATGATGGGTTCGAAGATGGCGCGGGTTATCTGATACCCGTCCTCTCTGTCGTCATCCTGCTGGGTGCTGCTGTTTTCGCATTTGCTCGCTCGGCAATCCTCGCCCCACAGGACATCATCGCCTTTGCGGCCTTCCCTATTGGCATTCTTTTGTCGGGAGCCCTCACCAGCAGTGACGGCGATGTGCCCCTCATCCTCACCGCCCCCCTTCTCCTGGCACTCTGTGTGTGGCTCGTGACGCTTGGGACCAGACTGCACAACCGTTTCCTGATCAATCTGGGCTTTGCTGCTTTCGGCGGGGAAGCGCTCTATCTCTATCTTGAAACATTCGGCACCCTCCTCGACACTGCCGCCTTTTTTGCCATTGGCGGCATCCTCTTGATTGCTGGCGGCTTTGTCTGGGAGCGACTACGCCGTCGAGCGACCGCACCCCAAGCGGAGGCAACATCATGA
- the hfaB gene encoding holdfast anchoring protein HfaB (Derived by automated computational analysis using gene prediction method: Protein Homology.) codes for MFSTTKKALSSQNGIKKAAILLGLGVALTGCISPTAGSDGRYTTPIGNAPVINNETPYSSALRCIGSRMAGTAAAPRIAVGNIKDYTGKVELEGGAKLTQGASLMAISGLSKAGVMLVERFDTSVAELELKYANDRLISDANPDEYRQIHAGSIRGSDYYMVGGITELNFDIRNGGMDSAFSDLDPTGLSATISGRLFVMNVGLDLRLVDSRSLEVVHVVSYQKQIIGREIVAGVFDFLNGNTFEIGAGERANEPLQLGVRSVIERAILEMIVPLYGTNPTNCTNFGAEGDPLGEIHYRSAPQNYGVQQAQVTAPAPQAYAPAAPAARTAPVQPQTVAARTTVAAPVMNDPYGYYSEPIFSDRLRSSQY; via the coding sequence GTGTTCTCTACGACAAAAAAAGCTCTCAGCTCTCAGAACGGCATTAAGAAAGCCGCAATCCTGCTTGGTCTCGGCGTAGCACTGACTGGCTGCATCAGCCCGACAGCAGGTAGCGATGGCCGTTACACGACACCGATCGGCAACGCACCGGTGATCAATAATGAGACACCTTATTCAAGCGCCCTGCGCTGCATCGGCAGCCGCATGGCAGGCACAGCCGCCGCACCGCGCATCGCTGTCGGCAACATCAAAGATTACACCGGCAAGGTAGAACTTGAAGGCGGCGCGAAGCTGACCCAGGGCGCTTCCCTGATGGCGATCTCCGGTCTGTCTAAAGCCGGCGTCATGCTGGTGGAGCGTTTTGATACATCAGTCGCAGAACTTGAGTTGAAATATGCCAATGATCGCCTGATCTCGGATGCAAACCCGGACGAGTATCGTCAGATCCATGCCGGTTCAATTCGCGGTTCCGACTACTACATGGTTGGCGGCATCACTGAATTGAATTTTGACATCCGCAACGGTGGCATGGACAGCGCGTTCTCTGACCTTGACCCAACAGGTCTGTCAGCAACGATCAGCGGTCGTCTCTTCGTCATGAATGTTGGCCTGGACCTTCGTCTTGTCGACAGCCGCTCTTTGGAAGTTGTGCATGTTGTTTCCTACCAGAAGCAGATCATCGGTCGCGAGATTGTCGCTGGTGTGTTCGACTTCCTGAATGGCAACACATTTGAGATCGGTGCGGGTGAACGCGCTAATGAGCCTCTGCAGCTTGGTGTTCGTTCAGTGATCGAACGCGCTATCCTGGAGATGATCGTTCCGCTCTATGGCACAAACCCAACAAACTGCACGAACTTCGGTGCAGAGGGTGATCCGCTCGGCGAAATCCACTACCGCTCAGCTCCGCAGAACTACGGTGTACAGCAGGCTCAGGTTACAGCACCAGCTCCGCAGGCTTATGCGCCAGCAGCTCCAGCAGCTCGCACAGCGCCAGTTCAGCCGCAGACAGTTGCAGCCCGTACGACAGTTGCTGCTCCAGTCATGAACGACCCATATGGCTACTACTCTGAGCCAATCTTCTCAGACCGGCTCCGCAGCAGCCAGTACTAA
- a CDS encoding DUF4389 domain-containing protein (Derived by automated computational analysis using gene prediction method: Protein Homology.) has protein sequence MSDASTSSEPDAPRPETVTIDQEEQEPLWQRLLYMAGFWFLGNIAFSLSILLGAVQLIVVFLSGGKNEELLSFSRRLIAYVFECLSFITFDRDDKPFPFGPFPDACDRDDD, from the coding sequence ATGAGTGATGCTTCGACATCCTCCGAGCCTGACGCTCCCCGTCCTGAAACCGTCACGATTGATCAGGAAGAGCAAGAACCTCTCTGGCAACGCCTGCTCTACATGGCCGGTTTCTGGTTTCTCGGAAACATTGCCTTCTCGCTTTCCATCCTTCTGGGCGCCGTCCAGTTGATTGTTGTGTTCCTGAGTGGCGGGAAGAATGAAGAGCTCCTGAGCTTCAGCCGACGGCTGATTGCCTATGTCTTCGAATGTCTCAGCTTCATCACGTTTGATCGTGACGATAAGCCGTTCCCTTTCGGTCCGTTTCCGGACGCGTGTGATAGGGACGATGACTAA
- a CDS encoding 2-hydroxychromene-2-carboxylate isomerase (Derived by automated computational analysis using gene prediction method: Protein Homology.) — protein sequence MLEFYFDCSSPWTYLCFARVEAMVERTKAEIQWKPVLVGGIFNKVNESVYEQRANPHPVKGRYYVKDLQDWARYCGVKIGQPPVFPVRAVDPMRAAIVALDEGKLPEFAWGVFEAYWGDLKDISQPDILAEICQKVGLDPAHVAARIKEDDVKARLRQNTEEVIERGGFGSPTMFVNRDDMYFGNDRLPLVEDALNRG from the coding sequence GTGCTGGAGTTCTATTTTGATTGTTCGAGCCCTTGGACCTATTTGTGTTTTGCCCGCGTGGAAGCGATGGTCGAACGCACGAAGGCAGAGATCCAGTGGAAGCCTGTTCTGGTGGGTGGCATCTTCAATAAAGTTAATGAATCCGTTTACGAGCAGCGTGCGAACCCCCATCCGGTCAAGGGTCGGTATTACGTTAAGGATTTGCAGGATTGGGCGCGCTATTGCGGTGTGAAAATCGGTCAGCCGCCGGTTTTCCCAGTTCGCGCCGTTGATCCTATGCGCGCAGCCATTGTGGCTCTGGATGAGGGAAAGCTCCCTGAATTCGCCTGGGGTGTGTTTGAGGCTTACTGGGGCGATTTGAAAGACATCTCGCAACCGGACATTTTGGCTGAGATATGTCAGAAGGTGGGGCTCGATCCGGCGCATGTTGCCGCACGCATTAAGGAAGATGATGTGAAGGCACGTCTCAGACAAAACACTGAAGAAGTGATAGAGCGGGGGGGCTTCGGCTCTCCCACCATGTTTGTGAATAGAGACGACATGTATTTTGGCAATGACCGGTTGCCGCTAGTAGAGGACGCTCTTAACCGTGGCTGA
- a CDS encoding GDYXXLXY domain-containing protein (Derived by automated computational analysis using gene prediction method: Protein Homology.) — MSQTRILIGIAIAVLFQSAILGQMVWAQIALLSSPIEVVLKTTPVDPRDIFRGDYVILNYEISAFDGNKVPIADNLESSDDAYVLLSTKGSIAMPLEVLAAAPEDLPEGQAVIRGRVNYVLRDEVTTTGADCDDCTSILIAYPIDSYFVPEGTGTELEQYRDERALGVIVALNEKGDSAIKGLMIEGQKIYDEPLF, encoded by the coding sequence ATGAGCCAGACACGCATCCTGATCGGCATTGCCATCGCAGTTCTCTTTCAGTCCGCCATTTTGGGCCAAATGGTGTGGGCGCAAATCGCACTGTTGAGCTCACCGATTGAAGTCGTGCTCAAAACAACACCTGTCGACCCTCGCGACATCTTCCGCGGCGACTATGTGATCCTCAATTATGAGATTTCAGCTTTTGATGGCAACAAAGTGCCCATCGCCGATAATCTTGAGTCAAGCGACGACGCCTATGTGCTCCTGAGCACCAAGGGAAGCATCGCCATGCCATTGGAAGTCCTGGCTGCGGCACCTGAAGACCTGCCCGAGGGTCAGGCGGTTATTCGTGGCCGGGTCAACTACGTCCTACGAGATGAAGTTACAACCACGGGCGCAGACTGCGACGATTGCACCAGCATCCTCATCGCCTATCCTATCGACAGCTACTTCGTGCCAGAGGGCACGGGGACAGAGCTTGAGCAGTATCGCGATGAACGCGCGCTTGGCGTGATCGTCGCCCTTAATGAAAAGGGCGACTCTGCCATTAAAGGACTGATGATCGAAGGTCAGAAGATCTACGACGAACCCTTGTTCTAA
- a CDS encoding carotenoid oxygenase family protein (Derived by automated computational analysis using gene prediction method: Protein Homology.), translating into MSKPFPNNPVLKNNFAPVMAECDAPDLIVRGDLPDTLAGTLYRNGPNPMFPPLAHHHHWFLGEGMVHAIHIEGGKASYRNRWVHTEQYNAQREAGERLVGTAFGEPRKPGTENIPTNVANTNIVAHAGKLWALDEGSSPVMMDMKTLETEGPNDFGGKYQGPMTAHPKFDPKTGEMLFFGYMAAGPGSPDISYQVVDAQGNLTRSEMFQAPYACMMHDFITTDEHVIFPIFPATIDIDRIMKGGPMIAWDPSQSTWVGIMGRNEGVDSIRWFEGDPCYVYHPMNAYTTHEGGKTKVVADMMKYSRVPLFPDVDGNKVMDLGAELGKLVRWTFDLDGNTNDYTETDLNDIGGEFPRFDERFVGHEYRHGYYATMARPEAEGAPFDTFVHVDLKTGNTKTYEPGEGCFVHEPVFVPRTERAEEGDGYLVSLVYDGSKNLSDLVVLDTDDISKGPIARAELPTRVPFGFHGNWADAV; encoded by the coding sequence ATGTCCAAGCCGTTTCCGAATAATCCCGTTCTGAAGAACAATTTTGCCCCTGTGATGGCAGAGTGTGATGCGCCTGACCTGATTGTTCGCGGGGACTTGCCCGATACGCTCGCTGGCACGCTTTACCGCAATGGGCCGAACCCGATGTTCCCGCCGCTGGCGCATCATCACCATTGGTTCCTTGGTGAGGGCATGGTGCACGCGATCCATATAGAAGGTGGTAAGGCGAGTTACCGCAACCGATGGGTTCACACTGAGCAGTACAACGCTCAGCGTGAGGCAGGTGAACGTCTTGTGGGGACTGCATTTGGCGAACCACGCAAGCCTGGTACTGAAAACATTCCGACAAATGTGGCCAATACGAACATTGTCGCGCATGCCGGTAAACTCTGGGCGCTGGATGAGGGCTCCAGTCCGGTCATGATGGATATGAAGACACTTGAAACGGAAGGGCCGAACGATTTCGGTGGCAAATACCAGGGGCCGATGACGGCGCATCCGAAGTTTGATCCCAAAACGGGGGAGATGTTGTTCTTCGGCTATATGGCTGCTGGACCTGGCTCGCCCGACATTTCCTATCAGGTCGTTGATGCACAGGGAAACCTGACACGTTCAGAAATGTTTCAAGCTCCCTATGCCTGCATGATGCATGATTTTATCACCACAGATGAACATGTGATCTTCCCAATCTTCCCAGCCACTATTGATATAGACCGTATCATGAAGGGCGGACCGATGATTGCCTGGGACCCTAGCCAGTCCACATGGGTTGGCATTATGGGACGCAACGAGGGCGTGGACAGCATTCGGTGGTTTGAGGGCGATCCTTGCTACGTCTATCATCCGATGAATGCGTATACGACGCATGAGGGCGGTAAGACCAAAGTTGTTGCCGACATGATGAAATATTCGCGTGTACCGCTGTTCCCGGATGTTGACGGTAACAAAGTCATGGACCTTGGTGCAGAGCTTGGAAAGCTTGTGCGGTGGACGTTCGACCTTGACGGCAACACCAACGACTATACAGAGACTGATCTCAACGACATTGGTGGAGAGTTCCCCCGATTTGATGAGCGCTTTGTGGGTCATGAGTATCGTCATGGCTACTATGCAACGATGGCGCGCCCAGAGGCTGAAGGGGCGCCGTTCGACACGTTTGTTCATGTTGATCTGAAAACTGGCAACACCAAGACCTATGAGCCCGGTGAGGGTTGCTTCGTTCATGAGCCGGTCTTTGTGCCGCGCACCGAGAGAGCGGAGGAGGGTGATGGGTATCTTGTTTCACTCGTCTATGACGGATCGAAGAACCTGTCAGATCTGGTGGTCCTTGATACGGACGATATCTCGAAAGGCCCCATTGCGCGGGCTGAGCTGCCAACGCGGGTGCCGTTTGGCTTCCACGGCAATTGGGCGGATGCGGTTTAA
- a CDS encoding CBS domain-containing protein (Derived by automated computational analysis using gene prediction method: Protein Homology.), with translation MNVEVILKTKGADVTTISSSETLANAVTLLCGKKIGAVVVVDDGRVRGILSERDIIKSINVAGAEAMDLPVAQVMTANVITCTRSDTLDQLMDAMTGGRFRHIPVIEEDKLIGIVSIGDVVKHRIAETEMEAEQLRLYIASG, from the coding sequence ATGAATGTTGAAGTAATTCTGAAAACCAAAGGTGCCGATGTCACGACGATTTCGTCGTCTGAAACGCTCGCTAACGCGGTGACGCTTCTTTGTGGCAAGAAAATCGGTGCGGTTGTTGTTGTCGATGACGGACGGGTGCGAGGCATCCTGTCGGAACGCGATATCATCAAATCGATTAATGTTGCCGGTGCAGAAGCAATGGATTTGCCCGTTGCTCAAGTGATGACCGCGAATGTGATCACGTGCACGCGCAGCGATACGCTTGATCAGTTGATGGATGCGATGACCGGTGGTCGGTTCCGCCATATTCCCGTGATTGAAGAGGACAAGCTCATTGGCATTGTCTCGATTGGTGACGTGGTGAAGCACCGTATCGCCGAGACCGAAATGGAAGCAGAGCAATTGCGGCTCTATATCGCTAGCGGTTGA